The window TTCCTGCACGAGGTGCAGGCCCTGGCCCGCTACTGGTTCGGCGTGGTGATGCTGCCCACGGAGGTGGACCGGTGAGCGCGGCGGACGCCCGCACCGTCCTGCTGGTGGAGGACAGCCCGGAAGACGCGGTGGAGCTGCGCCGCCTGCTCGCCCGCGCGCGCGAGCCGTTCGAGGTGGTGCACGCCGCCACCGGCGCCGAGGGCCTGGCGCTCGTCCGCGACACCAAACCCGCGTGCGTGCTGCTGGACTTCCACCTGCCGGACATGGACGCCGGCGAGTTCCTGGACGCCCTGCGCAGGCAGGGCGGCGGCAGGCTGCCGGTGCCGGTGGTCACGCTCACGGGC is drawn from Longimicrobiaceae bacterium and contains these coding sequences:
- a CDS encoding response regulator — translated: MSAADARTVLLVEDSPEDAVELRRLLARAREPFEVVHAATGAEGLALVRDTKPACVLLDFHLPDMDAGEFLDALRRQGGGRLPVPVVTLTGQEDGRSATAALAQGAQDYVVKGTFTAQGLGRAIENAVEKFAIQAELEEKRVALEVRNIELEALRNELQANLVELADATRAKDQFL